Sequence from the Burkholderia sp. GAS332 genome:
CTGTGCCACGCCGCCGGCCGACAGGCCGAGCCGGATGCCGGAGCCGTCACAACCGGTGGTGCCAAGACGCCAGTTCGGCAGATAACGCGGCGCGTAGTGCGCCACCATCGACCGGTTGAAGATGAACCCGCCGGTGCTCAACACCACCGCATCGGCCTTGATCGTGATGAGCCGGCCCTCGCGCTGCTCGAGGCGATAAAGCGCGGCGCGTAGCCGGTCGGCCCACGCCGGCATGCCGTTATGCAAGCGCTCCGCCCAACGCGTGAGCCGCCGGTGGGCGCGCTGGGCCCGGCCCGGCGCCACTTGCCAGACCTGCGCGCCGATCACGCACCCGCTGCGGTCGGTGACCAGGCGGCGCACACTGGCATGGCACATCGTGTCGATGAACAGGTGCGCGTCCACCGCGCGCCGCAGCGTGTCGTACAGCACGCGGCCCGACATGCCGTCGCCGACCACCCGATGTCCGCGCGGTGCGGGCGCATGTTCGCGCGCGCCGTCACCCACGGCTTCGTTGCCTGAGTAGTACAGGTAATAGCTATTCTGCGGATACGACGTCTTGCGCGGCGGCACCGACGCGGCAAAGCGTACGCCGAGGCGTTCGAGCCAGCGCAGCATATCGACGCTGCCCGCGCAAAAGCGTTTGAGCGTCGCCACGGACACGGCATCGCCCACTTCCTCCCGTAGGTAGGCGAACATCGCCTCGGGCGTGTCGTTGTAGCCCGCTTCGCTTTGATAGCGCGTGCCGCCGCCCGCATAGACCACGCCGCCGCTTTTCGCGCTCGCGCCGCCGCCCTCGAAACGCTCGACAATCCGCACCTTCGCGCCGGCCGCCGCCGCTTCCAGCGCGGCACATGCCCCCGCCGCACCGAAGCCCGCCACCAGCACGTCGCACACATCGTCCCAACGCACGCAGGCGGGATCGTCGACGACGAGCGGCGCTTCAACCGGCGTGGCCGATCCGTGCTCCGCGGACCAAGGGCTTTGCATCGCGCGCGTGCCCGATCAGGCCGCTGCGCAGCGCACGGGCGCCGCAGCGGTGGTATAGACACCGTCCACATACACCAGCGGATCGACCTCGCCACTGATCAGCACTTGCTCGACGCGGCCGATAAAGATCGCGTGCGTGCCGTAATCGAAGCGGCCGTCCTGCGTGCAGATCAGACTCGCCTGCGCATCGTGCAGATAGGGCACGCCGTGATCCGAGTTCTGCCAGTTGCCGGTCGAGAAACGTTCTTCGCCTTTGAGACGTCCGCTGCAATCGATCGCAATGTGCTGATGCTGCGCCGAGAGCACGTTCACGCAAAACGCCGCGCCCTTGTCGAGCGGCGGAAATATCGACGACGTGCGGTTGATGCAGATCAGCAGCGACGGCGGCTCGGTGGAGAGCGAATCGACCGCGGTGGCCGACATCGAATAGCGCCGTTCGCCGTCGTTGCAACTGATGACCGCGACCGAGCGCGCGAGGCGGCGCATCGCCAGCAGCATATCGCCGCGCAATGGGTGAGAATTGAGTTCGGTCATGACGTGACTCCACGAAGTTCGCTGCTTGCAGCGCGTGCTGTTGCTGAAGTGCTGCCCTCGCCGTCACGATCGTCGCCACCGTCGGCGAGATGATTCGCGGCGATGTAGCCGAAGGTCATGGCAGGACCGAGCGTCGAACCCGCGCCGGGATAGCTCGCCCCCATCATCGACGCGCTGGTGTTGCCGATCGCATAGAGCCCGACAATCGGCGTGCCGTCGGTGTGCAGCACGCGCGCCCGGGCATCGGTCAGGAGACCGCCCTTGGTGCCGATGTCGCCCGCGTCGATACGCACGGCGTAGAACGGTCCGGTTTCAATCGGCGCGAGGCACGGATTCGGCTTGACGCTCGGGTCGCCGTAGTAAGTGTCGAAGGCGTTGCCGCCTTTGGCGAATTCTTCGTCGATACCGGTCGCGGCGTAGCGATTCATCTTCGACACGGTGTCGCGCAAGCCTGGTGCATCGACGCCGATCTTTGCAGCCAGCGCATCGAGTGAATCCGCCTTGTAGAGCAGCGAACGAAACGCCGCGGGGATGCGGGTGTCCGGCATCATCGCACCGGGCATGATCGGCCCGCACGGATATTTTTGGCGGAATTGCGCGTCGAACACCATCCACGCCGGCACGCATGCACCGGTTTGCGCATGGTCGCGATAC
This genomic interval carries:
- a CDS encoding 3-oxo-5alpha-steroid 4-dehydrogenase yields the protein MQSPWSAEHGSATPVEAPLVVDDPACVRWDDVCDVLVAGFGAAGACAALEAAAAGAKVRIVERFEGGGASAKSGGVVYAGGGTRYQSEAGYNDTPEAMFAYLREEVGDAVSVATLKRFCAGSVDMLRWLERLGVRFAASVPPRKTSYPQNSYYLYYSGNEAVGDGAREHAPAPRGHRVVGDGMSGRVLYDTLRRAVDAHLFIDTMCHASVRRLVTDRSGCVIGAQVWQVAPGRAQRAHRRLTRWAERLHNGMPAWADRLRAALYRLEQREGRLITIKADAVVLSTGGFIFNRSMVAHYAPRYLPNWRLGTTGCDGSGIRLGLSAGGVAQRLERVSAWRFINPPYTWAQGCVVDRRGERFCNEEVYGAALGHAMCETRDGHAWLILDARLVKQALRECLRGKLWAFQSVPATLLMLAGRKRAWSLADLAARIGSDPAVLERTVNAYNLGALNGIDRAFGKSAAMLQPLMYGPYYAIDISSDSRVFPCPSITLGGLQVDETSNAVLSPDGAPIEGLFAAGRAACGLASNHYVSGLSLADCIWSGRQAGRAAAGVVLANTAHSLTETD
- a CDS encoding NADH-FMN oxidoreductase RutF, flavin reductase (DIM6/NTAB) family yields the protein MTELNSHPLRGDMLLAMRRLARSVAVISCNDGERRYSMSATAVDSLSTEPPSLLICINRTSSIFPPLDKGAAFCVNVLSAQHQHIAIDCSGRLKGEERFSTGNWQNSDHGVPYLHDAQASLICTQDGRFDYGTHAIFIGRVEQVLISGEVDPLVYVDGVYTTAAAPVRCAAA